The following proteins are co-located in the uncultured Draconibacterium sp. genome:
- a CDS encoding cytochrome ubiquinol oxidase subunit I yields the protein MDEFMAARMQMGVSLGFHIVFACIGMVMPWFMFVAEWKWQRTNNPVYLELAKAWSKGVAIFFAVGAVSGTVLSFELGMLWPTFMKHAGPIFGMPFSWEGTAFFVEAIALGLFLYGWKRLNKKVHLYIGMIVGISGVLSGIFVVSANAWMNAPAGFDWINGQAENIDPVAAMFNKAWFSQAHHMTIAAFSATGFAVAGVHAFLYLRNKLEIHFKAITIALAFASVAAILQPISGDLAAKNVAKLQPAKLAAFESHFETQEKAPLVIGGIPDVENRDIKYAIKIPGMLSFLAHGNFNAEVKGLEEFPKEEWPPVPITHYSFQLMVALGSFLMLLAVIFWAGTFKWKNWLTKKWWLKLLILATPLGFIAIEAGWIVTEVGRQPWIIYGIMKTKDSLTPMPGIQYTFYTISAVYLLLTFVVTWLLSRQIKVLHKKYL from the coding sequence ATGGATGAATTTATGGCTGCCCGAATGCAAATGGGCGTTTCATTAGGTTTTCATATTGTATTTGCATGTATTGGAATGGTTATGCCCTGGTTTATGTTTGTGGCTGAATGGAAATGGCAACGTACTAATAACCCGGTATATCTTGAATTGGCAAAAGCCTGGTCGAAGGGGGTTGCAATATTTTTTGCAGTTGGCGCTGTTTCGGGTACCGTTTTATCATTCGAGTTGGGTATGCTTTGGCCAACTTTTATGAAACACGCAGGCCCTATTTTCGGGATGCCGTTTTCGTGGGAAGGAACTGCTTTTTTTGTTGAAGCGATTGCACTTGGACTCTTTCTTTACGGATGGAAACGCCTGAATAAAAAAGTGCATTTATACATTGGAATGATCGTGGGAATTTCGGGTGTTTTGTCGGGTATTTTTGTGGTTTCGGCCAACGCTTGGATGAATGCGCCTGCAGGATTTGACTGGATAAATGGTCAGGCCGAGAACATCGATCCTGTTGCGGCAATGTTTAACAAAGCCTGGTTTTCGCAAGCCCACCACATGACCATTGCTGCATTTTCGGCAACCGGTTTTGCCGTCGCCGGTGTGCATGCATTTTTATACCTCCGTAACAAACTCGAAATTCATTTTAAAGCAATAACAATTGCACTTGCATTTGCTTCAGTAGCTGCCATTTTACAGCCCATTAGTGGCGATTTGGCTGCCAAAAATGTTGCGAAACTGCAACCTGCCAAACTCGCCGCTTTCGAATCGCATTTCGAGACGCAGGAAAAAGCGCCACTTGTAATTGGCGGAATTCCTGACGTTGAGAACAGGGATATTAAATATGCCATTAAAATCCCTGGGATGTTAAGTTTTCTGGCGCATGGCAATTTTAATGCTGAAGTAAAGGGACTTGAAGAATTTCCGAAAGAAGAATGGCCACCGGTGCCCATTACACACTATTCTTTTCAGTTGATGGTGGCACTGGGTTCGTTTTTAATGCTGCTGGCGGTAATTTTTTGGGCAGGTACTTTTAAATGGAAAAACTGGCTCACTAAAAAATGGTGGTTAAAATTATTAATACTTGCCACTCCGCTTGGATTTATTGCCATTGAAGCCGGCTGGATTGTAACTGAAGTGGGACGTCAACCCTGGATTATTTATGGGATTATGAAAACCAAAGATTCGCTGACACCTATGCCGGGAATTCAATATACTTTTTATACCATTTCGGCAGTTTACCTGCTGCTTACTTTTGTTGTTACCTGGTTATTGAGCCGTCAGATTAAAGTTTTACACAAAAAATATTTATAA
- a CDS encoding cytochrome d ubiquinol oxidase subunit II gives MAEANLLILVVCLLLYVVLGGADFGGGILELLTKGKASGVVSRAIAPVWEANHVWLILVVVILFVGFPSVYSTVLTTLHIPVLLVLIGIIFRGSAFTFRHYDIDEVRPKAIYSAIFQYSSLFTTFFLGVTLGGIILGEISTNYQLGFYQIYIHPWFNWFSFTMGIFMVLLFAFLAAIFSIGELKDDKQVAYFSRISKRLIIALVLLGSLVFLSAQISGHSLFSDFLHSPASNVSIVLATLALPILWVLLNKNKGNLLRLVAGFQTTMIVSGWFAIQSPILVKIKDDADITVQNSSAPHQTQFYLLIALVVGVLIILPSMVYLYKTFHFENKDTEPY, from the coding sequence ATGGCTGAAGCAAATTTATTAATTCTGGTTGTTTGCCTCTTACTTTATGTTGTTTTAGGAGGGGCCGACTTTGGAGGTGGTATTCTCGAATTACTCACAAAAGGGAAAGCTTCAGGCGTTGTATCGCGTGCCATAGCTCCTGTTTGGGAAGCAAATCATGTTTGGTTGATTCTGGTTGTTGTAATTTTGTTTGTTGGATTTCCATCGGTGTATTCTACCGTTCTAACCACATTGCATATTCCTGTATTACTGGTTCTTATCGGCATTATCTTCCGGGGATCGGCATTTACGTTCAGGCATTACGACATTGATGAAGTTCGCCCCAAAGCCATTTACTCGGCTATCTTTCAGTATTCAAGTTTATTTACCACTTTCTTTTTGGGAGTAACACTCGGTGGTATTATTCTTGGAGAAATTTCGACCAATTACCAGCTTGGTTTTTATCAGATTTACATTCACCCCTGGTTTAATTGGTTTTCGTTTACCATGGGAATATTTATGGTTTTACTGTTTGCTTTTTTAGCAGCCATTTTTTCAATTGGAGAACTAAAAGACGACAAACAGGTGGCCTACTTTTCGCGCATTTCGAAACGATTAATAATCGCTTTGGTTTTACTTGGATCACTTGTGTTCTTGTCGGCACAGATTAGCGGACATTCTTTGTTTTCCGATTTTCTACATTCGCCGGCAAGTAACGTAAGTATTGTTTTGGCAACATTGGCATTACCCATACTTTGGGTACTTCTGAATAAAAACAAAGGAAACTTACTGCGACTGGTGGCCGGTTTCCAAACCACAATGATTGTAAGCGGCTGGTTTGCCATTCAATCTCCAATTTTGGTGAAAATAAAAGACGATGCAGACATTACCGTACAAAATTCGAGTGCTCCTCATCAAACGCAGTTTTACTTACTTATTGCACTTGTGGTTGGCGTGCTTATTATATTACCATCGATGGTGTATTTATACAAAACGTTCCATTTTGAAAATAAGGATACTGAACCGTATTAA
- a CDS encoding 16S rRNA (uracil(1498)-N(3))-methyltransferase, whose translation MQLFYVPNISGTEVFLDEIESKHAIKVLRLSEGSTVQLIDGAGGFYEAEITAANPKKCKLKINKTIAGFGKKDFYLHMAIAPTKNIDRMEWFLEKCTEIGVDEITPIVSEHSERKVIKPERLERILVSAMKQSVKAYLPKLNELTTFKNLVANSEAKNKYIAHCNDGEKEHLKNRVPENKDVLILIGPEGDFSPEEVELAKEHRFTEISLGTARLRTETAGIVACHIVNLAND comes from the coding sequence ATGCAATTGTTTTATGTCCCAAATATTTCGGGTACCGAAGTTTTTTTAGATGAAATTGAATCGAAACACGCCATAAAAGTTTTGCGCCTTTCGGAGGGTAGCACCGTGCAGTTAATTGATGGTGCAGGTGGTTTTTATGAAGCAGAAATAACAGCTGCCAATCCGAAAAAGTGCAAGCTGAAAATTAACAAAACAATAGCCGGTTTTGGGAAAAAAGACTTTTACCTGCACATGGCCATTGCCCCCACAAAAAACATCGATCGCATGGAATGGTTTCTTGAAAAATGCACCGAAATTGGAGTTGATGAGATAACTCCAATTGTTTCGGAGCACTCCGAAAGAAAAGTAATTAAACCCGAACGACTGGAACGGATCCTGGTTTCGGCCATGAAACAATCGGTTAAAGCCTATTTGCCAAAGCTAAATGAACTCACCACTTTTAAAAATCTGGTTGCCAATTCCGAAGCTAAAAACAAATACATTGCCCATTGTAACGATGGCGAAAAAGAACACCTGAAAAATCGGGTTCCAGAAAACAAAGATGTACTTATTTTAATTGGCCCCGAAGGGGATTTTAGCCCCGAAGAAGTGGAGCTTGCAAAAGAGCACCGATTTACAGAAATTTCTTTGGGAACAGCTCGTTTACGCACTGAAACAGCCGGAATTGTAGCCTGTCATATTGTAAATCTTGCAAACGACTAG
- a CDS encoding DUF4159 domain-containing protein, with amino-acid sequence MRIRLLFLLLFIAFAGIAQNNGVKIALLKYNGGGDWYSDPTALPNLIEFCNQNLKTNIYEEPSTIEVGSPEIFNFPFVHLTGHGNIIFSESDAMNLRAYLEGGGFLHVDDNYGLDEYIRREMKKVFPNKEMIELPPSHPIFHQKYEFKEGIPKIHEHDNKPPQAFGIFIDNRMVFLYTYETDLGDGWEDTDVHNDPEDLREKALKMGANIISFVFNQ; translated from the coding sequence ATGCGCATTCGCCTTCTATTTTTATTGCTTTTTATAGCTTTTGCCGGAATTGCTCAAAACAATGGAGTTAAAATTGCCCTGTTAAAATACAACGGTGGCGGCGACTGGTATTCCGATCCAACTGCCCTGCCCAACCTCATCGAATTTTGCAACCAGAATTTAAAAACCAATATTTACGAAGAACCATCAACCATAGAAGTTGGCAGTCCTGAAATTTTCAATTTCCCATTTGTACATTTAACAGGCCATGGCAACATAATTTTTTCGGAGAGCGATGCCATGAACCTGCGTGCATATTTGGAAGGAGGTGGCTTTTTACACGTCGACGATAATTATGGTTTAGATGAATACATTCGCCGCGAAATGAAAAAAGTATTTCCGAATAAGGAAATGATTGAGTTACCACCTTCCCACCCCATTTTTCATCAGAAATACGAATTTAAGGAAGGTATTCCGAAAATACACGAGCACGATAACAAGCCACCACAGGCCTTTGGTATTTTTATCGACAACAGAATGGTTTTTCTTTATACTTACGAAACCGATTTGGGTGATGGTTGGGAAGATACTGATGTGCACAACGATCCGGAAGATCTTCGTGAAAAAGCATTAAAAATGGGCGCCAATATTATCTCGTTCGTTTTTAACCAATAG
- a CDS encoding flavodoxin family protein, protein MKVVAFNGSPRREGNTAILIDEMFKILNAKGIETEKIQLGNKPVHGCTACGKCREIQDGKCHIKNDHLNYCIEKMIEADGIILGSPVYFADVTSEIKALIDVAGYVTRGNGHLLKRKVGVGIMAIRRGGALHTFETMNNFFLINQMIVPGSSYWNFAVGGKPGDVRNDEEGIQTIRTLAENMAWTMKKLY, encoded by the coding sequence ATGAAAGTAGTAGCATTTAACGGAAGTCCCCGCAGAGAAGGAAACACAGCCATTTTAATTGACGAAATGTTTAAAATTCTAAATGCCAAAGGAATTGAAACAGAAAAAATACAACTGGGAAACAAGCCGGTTCATGGGTGCACGGCATGCGGAAAATGCCGGGAAATTCAGGATGGTAAGTGCCACATTAAAAATGACCATCTGAATTATTGCATTGAAAAAATGATAGAGGCTGATGGAATTATACTTGGATCGCCGGTGTATTTTGCCGATGTAACTTCTGAAATTAAAGCATTGATTGATGTTGCCGGATACGTAACCCGCGGCAATGGTCATCTTCTAAAACGAAAAGTGGGTGTTGGTATAATGGCTATCCGCAGAGGAGGAGCTTTACACACTTTTGAAACAATGAATAACTTTTTTCTGATTAACCAAATGATTGTGCCCGGTTCGAGTTACTGGAACTTTGCTGTTGGTGGTAAACCCGGAGATGTGCGGAATGACGAAGAAGGCATACAAACAATCAGAACGCTGGCTGAAAACATGGCGTGGACAATGAAAAAATTGTATTAA
- a CDS encoding diphosphate--fructose-6-phosphate 1-phosphotransferase, which translates to MNISALQKERAKYQPKVPKSLTGAVRLVEGAKTESVADQAEIAKLFPNTYGMPLISFEAGEVKKDRQPLNVGVILSGGQAPGGHNVISGIFDGIKKLNPESKLYGFLGGPGGLVDHKYIELTAEIIDDYRNTGGFDIIGSGRTKLEEDWQYDKGLEIAKDLDLNSLVIIGGDDSNTNACVLAEYYAAKGEKLQVIGCPKTIDGDLKNEMIETSFGFDTATKVYSELIGNIQRDANSAKKYWHFIKLMGRSASHIGLECALKTQPNITLISEEVEEKQQTLDEVVTYMADIVAKRAENGDNFGVALIPEGLIEFIPEMKILISELNDLLAEGTDSEKEFKHLKKSHRVEWVSEHITADSSKVLLSLPSGIANQLMLDRDPHGNVQVSLIETEKLLGEMVDTKLAEMKEAGQYVGKFGTQYHFFGYEGRCAAPSNFDADYCYSLGYTASVLISDGLTGYMSSVRNTTAPADEWIAGGVPVTMMMNMEKRHGHMKPVIQKALVELDGAPYKYFISKRGEWAFNTCFIYPGPIQYFGPTEVCDVTTETLKLEQAK; encoded by the coding sequence ATGAATATTAGCGCATTACAAAAAGAAAGGGCTAAATACCAGCCAAAAGTACCCAAGTCGTTAACCGGTGCGGTTAGACTGGTTGAAGGTGCAAAAACCGAATCAGTTGCAGACCAGGCAGAAATTGCAAAATTATTTCCGAATACTTACGGAATGCCTTTAATTTCGTTTGAAGCAGGTGAAGTTAAAAAAGACAGACAACCGCTTAACGTTGGTGTAATCCTTTCCGGAGGTCAGGCTCCCGGTGGGCACAATGTTATCTCAGGTATTTTTGATGGTATTAAAAAACTAAACCCAGAAAGTAAATTATATGGTTTCCTTGGTGGACCAGGTGGATTGGTTGATCATAAATACATTGAATTAACTGCCGAAATTATTGATGATTACCGCAATACTGGTGGTTTCGATATTATTGGTTCTGGTCGTACAAAACTGGAAGAAGATTGGCAGTACGATAAAGGTTTGGAGATTGCAAAAGACCTTGACCTGAATTCGCTGGTAATTATTGGTGGCGACGATTCAAATACAAACGCTTGTGTATTGGCCGAATATTATGCAGCTAAAGGTGAAAAACTTCAGGTAATTGGTTGTCCTAAAACAATTGATGGTGACCTGAAAAACGAAATGATTGAAACTTCATTTGGTTTCGATACGGCAACTAAAGTTTATTCAGAGTTGATTGGTAACATTCAGCGTGATGCCAATTCAGCAAAAAAATACTGGCACTTTATTAAATTAATGGGACGTTCGGCGTCACACATTGGTTTGGAATGTGCGCTAAAAACGCAGCCAAATATTACTTTAATTTCGGAAGAGGTTGAAGAAAAACAACAAACCTTAGACGAGGTAGTAACATACATGGCTGACATTGTTGCAAAACGTGCCGAGAACGGCGACAACTTCGGAGTAGCTCTGATTCCTGAAGGATTGATCGAGTTTATTCCTGAAATGAAAATTTTGATTTCTGAATTGAACGACCTGTTGGCAGAAGGAACTGATTCTGAAAAAGAATTCAAGCACCTGAAAAAAAGTCACCGTGTAGAGTGGGTATCAGAACACATTACTGCTGACTCTTCAAAAGTTCTTTTGTCGTTGCCAAGTGGAATTGCAAACCAATTGATGTTAGACCGCGATCCTCACGGAAACGTTCAGGTTTCGTTAATTGAAACTGAAAAATTATTGGGCGAAATGGTTGATACCAAATTAGCTGAAATGAAAGAAGCAGGTCAGTACGTTGGTAAATTCGGAACTCAGTATCACTTCTTTGGTTACGAAGGACGTTGTGCAGCTCCATCAAATTTCGATGCTGATTACTGTTATTCGTTAGGTTACACTGCATCAGTTTTAATTTCTGACGGTTTAACCGGTTACATGTCATCGGTACGTAACACAACTGCTCCTGCTGATGAGTGGATTGCAGGTGGTGTTCCGGTAACCATGATGATGAACATGGAAAAACGTCACGGTCATATGAAACCTGTTATTCAAAAAGCATTGGTTGAATTGGATGGTGCACCTTACAAATACTTTATCTCGAAAAGAGGAGAGTGGGCATTCAATACCTGCTTTATTTATCCTGGTCCTATTCAGTATTTCGGACCAACTGAAGTGTGTGATGTTACTACTGAAACATTAAAATTGGAGCAAGCGAAATAG
- a CDS encoding zinc ribbon domain-containing protein translates to MNKHFSCAKCGSWEYETDEIRTTGAGFTKYFNIQNRRFTVVSCKRCGYSEFYRSGRSGGASNILDFLTN, encoded by the coding sequence ATGAACAAACATTTTAGCTGCGCCAAATGCGGTAGTTGGGAATACGAAACGGATGAAATAAGAACTACTGGAGCGGGATTTACCAAATATTTTAATATTCAAAACAGAAGATTTACTGTGGTTTCGTGTAAACGTTGTGGTTATTCTGAATTCTACAGAAGTGGCAGATCAGGAGGAGCTAGTAATATACTTGATTTTCTGACAAACTAG
- a CDS encoding Arc family DNA-binding protein — protein MAKKKTFVLRVNPEMMEAVERWAADDFRSINGQLEWIIHNALKNAKRLKKGSENE, from the coding sequence ATGGCGAAGAAAAAAACATTTGTATTACGAGTAAATCCTGAAATGATGGAAGCTGTGGAACGATGGGCTGCTGACGATTTCAGGAGCATAAACGGGCAATTGGAATGGATTATTCATAATGCATTAAAAAATGCAAAACGTTTAAAAAAAGGAAGTGAAAATGAGTAG
- a CDS encoding SPFH domain-containing protein, protein MEKQYSGMSGYMVLFVELLLLVLIVLGIMRGMIVPAVVLIPFFILIAIGFTVVDPNQSCVLVLFGAYKGTIKSNGFYWVNPFFAKKKISLRARNFDSETIKVNDKLGNPIMIGLVLVWKVSETYKAAFGVDEYEHFVVVQSEAALRKLAGLYPYDNIEDESAKVTLRDGTEEVNDELEREIIERLDIAGIEVIEARINHIAYAQEIAQAMLKRQQATAIVAARYKIVEGAVSMVEMALEELSQKQIVDLDEEKKATMVSNLMVVLCGDKDATPIVNTGSLY, encoded by the coding sequence ATGGAAAAACAATATTCAGGAATGTCAGGTTACATGGTTCTATTTGTGGAACTACTTCTTTTGGTTTTAATCGTTTTGGGAATTATGCGGGGAATGATAGTTCCGGCCGTAGTGCTCATTCCATTTTTTATTTTAATTGCCATTGGATTTACAGTTGTAGATCCGAATCAAAGTTGTGTGCTTGTTCTTTTTGGAGCCTACAAAGGCACCATTAAATCAAATGGATTTTACTGGGTGAATCCGTTTTTTGCAAAAAAGAAAATTTCGTTAAGGGCGCGCAATTTCGATAGCGAAACCATAAAAGTTAACGATAAGCTTGGTAATCCGATTATGATCGGGCTTGTGCTGGTTTGGAAAGTATCTGAAACGTATAAAGCTGCTTTTGGTGTCGACGAGTATGAACATTTTGTTGTTGTACAAAGTGAGGCAGCTCTGCGGAAACTGGCTGGTCTTTATCCTTACGACAACATTGAAGATGAATCGGCAAAAGTTACCTTACGCGATGGTACCGAGGAAGTAAACGATGAGTTGGAACGTGAAATTATTGAACGATTAGACATTGCAGGAATCGAAGTGATTGAAGCGCGCATTAACCACATTGCCTATGCGCAGGAAATTGCACAGGCCATGTTAAAGCGTCAGCAAGCTACGGCGATTGTTGCAGCCCGTTACAAAATTGTTGAAGGTGCTGTAAGTATGGTTGAAATGGCCCTTGAAGAATTGAGCCAAAAGCAGATAGTAGATTTAGATGAAGAGAAAAAAGCTACAATGGTGAGCAACTTGATGGTTGTACTATGTGGAGATAAAGATGCAACTCCGATTGTAAATACCGGTTCACTTTATTAG
- the nhaA gene encoding Na+/H+ antiporter NhaA yields the protein MKFIKDPINQFIKLETSSSIILFGATIAALILANSPLSEQFLDFWKNYITFSLPGFELSKPIYKWINDGLMAVFFFLIGLEIKRELLTGELSHVKKASLPFFAAIGGMVIPAALFAVLNAGNAGSEGWGIPMAADIAFSLGILMLLGNRVPSGIKIFLMAFAIIDDLGAVLVIAFFYSSNLIWMNIFVGLAIVVVLAMLAKYNYYSKYIFFIGGVVVWVLFLKSGIHATIAGVLMALTIPLRRKTDTRSFYRRGKDILDEFLSECNTQDEKTVLTKKQLHAIDELEELTETTTSPLQHNEHQLHGWVSYLIMPVFAFANAGVAFKFSGDTNISLSINLVISMILGNFIGIFSFSWLAIKLKIAELPENVNFKQLAGVSFLGGLGFTMSLFITGLAYNDAALIDSAKMGILFGSLIAGILGYATIRLTSKESGEV from the coding sequence ATGAAATTTATAAAAGACCCAATCAACCAATTTATTAAACTTGAAACGTCGAGTAGTATCATTCTATTTGGTGCCACCATTGCAGCACTTATTCTGGCAAACAGCCCTTTAAGTGAACAATTCCTCGATTTTTGGAAAAATTACATCACCTTTAGTTTGCCCGGGTTTGAACTTTCTAAACCGATTTACAAGTGGATAAACGATGGCTTGATGGCAGTTTTTTTCTTTTTAATCGGACTTGAGATAAAACGTGAATTACTTACCGGCGAGCTTAGTCATGTCAAAAAAGCGTCGTTGCCCTTTTTTGCGGCAATTGGCGGCATGGTAATACCGGCAGCCTTATTTGCTGTATTAAATGCCGGTAATGCCGGAAGCGAAGGTTGGGGTATACCAATGGCAGCCGACATTGCTTTTTCACTTGGCATTTTAATGCTTTTAGGAAACCGTGTTCCTTCGGGTATAAAAATCTTTTTAATGGCTTTTGCTATTATCGACGATTTGGGTGCAGTTTTGGTAATTGCCTTTTTCTACAGCTCGAATCTTATTTGGATGAATATTTTTGTTGGCCTCGCCATTGTCGTTGTTTTGGCAATGCTGGCAAAATACAATTATTACTCAAAATATATATTTTTTATAGGTGGAGTTGTCGTTTGGGTTCTTTTCCTGAAATCCGGAATTCATGCTACAATTGCGGGAGTTTTAATGGCACTTACCATTCCGTTAAGAAGAAAAACAGATACCCGATCGTTTTACAGAAGAGGGAAAGATATTTTAGATGAGTTTTTGAGTGAGTGCAACACCCAGGACGAAAAAACAGTGCTCACAAAAAAACAACTACATGCAATCGACGAGCTTGAAGAATTAACAGAAACAACCACATCTCCACTTCAACACAACGAACACCAGCTTCATGGTTGGGTTTCCTATTTAATAATGCCGGTTTTTGCCTTTGCCAATGCCGGTGTAGCATTCAAATTCTCAGGAGATACCAACATTTCACTTTCCATAAACCTTGTAATTAGTATGATACTTGGAAACTTTATTGGAATATTCTCTTTCTCTTGGTTGGCAATAAAATTGAAGATTGCCGAACTTCCTGAGAATGTAAATTTTAAACAACTTGCAGGCGTTTCGTTTCTGGGAGGACTTGGTTTTACCATGTCGTTGTTTATCACCGGACTCGCCTACAACGATGCAGCTCTTATTGATTCGGCTAAAATGGGAATTTTGTTTGGATCGTTGATTGCAGGAATTCTGGGTTATGCAACTATCCGGTTAACTTCAAAAGAAAGCGGAGAAGTGTAA
- a CDS encoding sigma-70 family RNA polymerase sigma factor yields the protein MFRLNSLNDNELVQRFIKGDQEALETLIVRHKSRVFSYILLIVKNQELAEDIFQETFIKVIRSLKRGKYIENGKFVSWVLRISHNLIIDHFRKEKLKGTVSNDSSDVDIFNSQKYSEDTIEDQMVKAQILFEVKHLVKELPEDQQQVIHMRHYMGLSFKEIAEQTDVSINTALGRMRYALINLRKLIDEKNLMLTQF from the coding sequence ATGTTCAGACTCAATTCACTGAACGATAATGAACTCGTTCAACGATTTATCAAAGGCGATCAAGAAGCACTTGAAACATTAATAGTCAGACACAAAAGCAGAGTATTTTCATACATTTTGCTTATTGTGAAAAATCAGGAATTAGCAGAGGATATATTCCAGGAGACTTTTATCAAAGTAATTCGCTCGTTAAAAAGAGGGAAGTACATTGAAAACGGAAAATTTGTATCCTGGGTTCTTCGCATTTCCCATAATCTGATTATTGATCATTTTAGAAAGGAAAAGCTGAAAGGCACAGTTTCAAACGACAGTTCCGATGTTGATATTTTTAATTCGCAAAAATATTCGGAAGATACCATTGAAGATCAGATGGTAAAAGCCCAAATATTATTCGAAGTAAAACATCTGGTAAAAGAATTACCCGAAGATCAGCAGCAGGTCATCCACATGCGTCATTACATGGGGCTTAGCTTTAAAGAAATTGCAGAGCAAACCGACGTGAGTATTAACACAGCCTTGGGGCGAATGCGGTATGCATTAATAAACCTGCGAAAACTGATCGATGAAAAGAACCTGATGCTTACTCAGTTTTAA